Within the Vibrio sp. DW001 genome, the region GAGATTTCTCTTGCGAAAGTAAATCCAGAAGCGCCCCTTGAAGAGGTTTGTTTACTTGGTTGTGGTGTGACAACTGGGATGGGTGCAGTAATGAATACGGCGAAAGTTGAAGAGGGTGCAACCGTCGCTATTTTTGGCATGGGTGGTATTGGATTGTCAGCGGTAATCGGTGCAACGATGGCTAAAGCTTCACGAATCATTGTTATCGATATTAACGAAAGTAAGTTTGAACTTGCGCGTAAATTAGGGGCAACTGATTGCATCAATCCGAAAGACCATGATCAACCCATTCAGGATGTCATCGTGGAGCTAACCGATGGTGGTGTCGACTACTCGTTTGAATGTATTGGTAACGTCAACGTAATGCGCTCTGCGCTCGAGTGCTGCCATAAAGGATGGGGAGAGTCTGTCGTTATTGGTGTCGCAGGGGCAGGACAAGAGATCTCTACTCGTCCATTCCAACTCGTAACAGGTCGCGTATGGAGAGGGTCCGCTTTTGGTGGTGTTAAAGGCCGCACGGAACTACCCGATTATGTAGAACGCTATATGGCAGGCGAGTTTAAGCTTAATGACTTTATTACTCATACGATGAGCCTAGATAAGGTGAATGAAGCGTTTGACCTCATGCACGAAGGCAAGAGCATACGTACTGTTATTCACTTTTAGTCATAAATCAAAGCGAGCTCAGGAGTTAGAAGCGTGACGATTGAAAATATCAGCGTGAATAAGAGTTTTGGTGGCTGGCATAAACGCTATAGCCACCATTCCAAAGTACTAAATTGTCAGATGCAATTTGCTATCTATTTGCCACCACAGGCGTCAAATGGTGAGAAAGTTCCGGTTCTGTATTGGCTGTCGGGATTGACCTGTACCGATGAAAATTTTATGCAGAAATCGGGAGTACAATCTCTGGCGTCTGAGCTTGGGATCGCGATCGTTGCGCCAGATACAAGCCCGCGTGGTGGTGATGTGGCTGATGTAGATAGCTACGATCTTGGTAAAGGTGCGGGTTTCTATCTTAATGCTACCCAAGAACCGTGGAGTAGACATTATCATATGTATGACTATGTGCTTGAAGAGCTGCCACAGTTGATCGAATCGACGTTTCCAGTGACAAATAAGCGTTCGATCGCAGGGCACTCGATGGGCGGCCACGGTGCACTTGTTATTGCACTGCGGAACGCGGGTGCCTACCAATCCGTATCGGCGTTTAGTCCCATCTGTCATCCGTCAATAACGCCATGGGGTAAAAAGGCTTTTTCTGCCTATCTTGGGCGAGATACAAAGGAATGGCGTGAGTATGATGCGAGTATTTTACTTGGCGAGGCAGTCGACTTTGTACCTGCTTTGGTTGACCAAGGTGTAGCGGATGAGTTTCTAAATGAACAATTGAAGACGGAATATTTAGACTCTGTTGCTACGGAAAAAGGGTACCCGTTAAAAGTTAATTACCGTGAAGGCTATGATCATAGCTATTATTTTATCGCGAGCTTTATTGAAAACCATTTACGTTTTCACGCGGAATATCTTAGTAAGTAGCGGCTAATTGACCGAAAAAAGCCTCAATTGGAAAACTATCCTGTTGAGGCTTTTGCTTTCTTACAAACAAGTCGTTTCTTACAAATTATTTCTGAGTAAGGCTACGAATTAACTTAGGTACATCTGTATTGTTTAATACACCTTCGAAGTACTGAGAACCAGGACCTGTCGCGAACAATGGAATCATGTTCGCTGAGTGACCACCAGTGCTAGAGGCTTCTCTGACAGCACGATCGATAGCACCGGCTTGGTAGTGAGCTGCGACCATTGACCCAATTTCCCAACCGAGTTTGTATTGATATTTCAACTTCCCTTTCTTACCCATTACGTGAGAATTTAATTCAGCAACTTGTTCATCGGTCACTTCAAAGCCTGCATATTCTTTGAATACGGCTTTAATTGAATCGGGTTCAAAACTTTTTCCATCGGCCGCTTTAACGAGTTTTCCTGCCATAAATTCAGGTGAAACAGTGATGTTTTTTAAACCTGCAATGTCCATTGGTTCGGTAACAGATAAGCCCATGGTTTCATGGTCGGCTAATACAACAATTAGTGTGTCATTGCGATCTTTAGCCCAATTTACGGTTTGTTCGATAGTGCGGTCAAACTCCATAAATTCTTGCCAGACACCGGTAATATCGGCGGCATGTGCGGCGTGATCAATTCGAGCACCTTCAACCATAAGGAAGAATCCATCTTTATCTTTTTTAAGGACATCTATCGCTTTTTCGGTCATCAATTCTAAGCTTGGTTCGTTACTATTTAAGTCATCACGATCCAATTTATAATTCATATAGGTTGGATTGAATAGACCTAAAAGTTTGTCCGCGCCTTTAATAGCCGCGAGCTGGTCTTTATCTTTTACGATGGTATAGCCCGTTTCTTCAAATTTTGGCAATAAATCGACACCATCTTGTTTTTTAGGACCAAAATACTTTGAACCGCCACCTAATAAAACGTCATACTCATGCTCTAGCATTTGACGTGCCGCAGCCGGTTGGCCTTGATAACGGTCAGCAACACTTGCTGTAAATGCCGCTGGTGTCGCATCCGTCACCGTATTGGTTGATATGACCCCAACCTTTCGACCTGCTTTTTTGAAGTCATCGAGAACGCTATCAACTTCAACGCCCTGAGGATCAACACCAATAGCGCTGTTGTTTGTTTTCACGCTTGTTGCAATGGCAGTACCAGCGGCGGCGGAATCGGTGACTTGATTATTTGCTGAATACGTTTTAACTAAAGCAACATTGGGTAATGATTCAATGAAATGAGAACCGTCTTTGCCATATTCCATATGACGAGCGATTTCAATTTGTCCTAAACCCATCCCATCACCAATAAAAATAATGACGTTTTTGGGTCTAATCGTTTCTGCTTGAGCTTGTGCAAAATCTGGTGCGGCCATAACGTAGTTAGAGCCTGCCAATGCGGTAATTGTGGCTAAAGCGATGGTTTTCAATTTCATAAATGGTGTCCTTCAACTAAAAAATAAAACCTTTAACACAAAAAGGTCAAAAATACGGTCGATATTCGAATGAATCCGTATTTTCTCTGAAGATCACATATAGATATGATATCAAAATCACATAGTTAGTATGAAATGTCTATTGATAGAATACTCTGTTTAATGCTGTTGAAATTGAACGCTAAGTCACATCTTATTCGGTAATTCCTTTGGATAGATCTCGGAAAAAATGACCCGTTTCACGCGTTGCGTCCCGCGTAGCATGGCCAATAGCCGTTGTGGCTTCTTTGGTTGCTTTACCTACTTCATTCGCATCTCTTTTTATTTGCTCTTTCTGAGTAACGGAGCATGCAAATAGAGTCGTGCAAAGAAATAAGGCAAAAATAGAGTGTCTGTTCATTTTGGTTAAGGCCAGCGGCTATAAAAGTTAGACTCTAGCTTATCATTTTGTCGGAATGACGAAAGCAAAAAAGCCCTAGTAAAAAGGCTTTTATTAGAAGATGGGGTAGGCCGTTAGAAATCGCTAAAACTCCATTCTATAAACAGAGGTTGTGCCACTCACTTCATTACCAACGGCCAAGTAATGTTGTCCATTTCGTTGGAAATATTTAATCGATTCTGGTCCCAAGTCCCCTGCTTTCACATTGTATTTTCCGTTGTCACAATTGCCGTCATCTATTGTTGTACATACTCCTTCACTGTAATGTCGATTATTGACATAGTGATTAAACGTTGGCTTCTCTGGGTTACTTACGTCGTAAATCATAATGCCCCCCTGACGTTCTAAACCTATAAAGGCATACTGGCGATTGTTTATATTTGCGGTTTCGATCGCTTCTGGTTCTGAGCCTTTATCGTCACTACGATCGTCACCACTTTGGTTACTATCGTTTGTGCTATTAAAATATTCGCCATTTTCACGCAGTGCGATGCGAGCAAATTCATCACCGCTGTCGTATACAAGACGACCCGATTCACTAAAAATAGAGAACGACCTAGCACCGTACGTATATACTGTTTCATCAAAGGAAATAGCTTTGCCTTGCGAGATATTCTTGTCGTTGAGGATCTTTAAACGCCCCAGTTGCGTCTTGTCTTTAAGTGCCACAGAAAGGGGATGGTTTTCGTCGATGTTTAAGTTCTTGCCCCGGACCTCGTCTACATAAGCAATGCAAAATCCTTCTGCCGAATCGTATTTATCCGTGTTTGAAAAATCATCTTCATCCCATTGATAGCTTTTTATATCGCAGTTTTTTTGGGTGGTATCAAATCCATACTCTCGACCGTCACCTTCATTAGCAGTTAAAATATAGGTTTTGCCGTTGATAGTGTAACTGGTGATGCTATCAGGCATGTATAGCCCTTCTAACATCGGATAGCTTTTGAAGTTTCCCGCCTTCTTATCTTTATTAGAGGCATCCAATTGAGCGTTGGACCATGATTTCCCGCCAAGGCCAAAAATTTCGTCGATCTCCGCGTTTGCTACATCAATTACCGCGATCGCATTGTTCTCTTGAAGCGCGACATATAACTTACCGTTGTCGGCAAACGTTAAGAATTCGGGTTCTAAGTCTTGAGCAACAGAGGCATTTGGTGCTGAAATTCGAACCGTTTCCGACACTTCGTTAAAACGTGAGTTTTCTGAATTAAATGCTCGGAAATTAATTTGAGTAACATTGGCATTCATTGGCCCATCACTTAAATCGACAAGTGTGACGCTGCCTTCTGGATCAACGCTGTAATCAGAGTTTGGTTCACCTTCATTAGCGGAAGCTAGATAACGACCGTCTTTTGAAAAGCTCACCATATCGGGTAATGCACCCGCGGTGTAGGTGTTGATTAGTTCTAAAGTGTCAGACCGATATAGGGCAATGATACCGTTCTGCTGCTTGGTTTTATTCTCGACGGCGATGGCCACTAAACCGCCGTGTGTCGTTACGCTGTTAGCTGCGCCGATGTTTAAACCTGAATGGAGTGCTGCACTTTGTAAATCAATCACACCATTATTTATAGGCTTCGCATCTTGGTTGAGCGATAAGACATCCACTTGTGCAGCTTGTGCATTAACCACATATAGGGAATCAGTACAGTTATCGTAGCTCACTATTTCTGCGGCTGATTTGTCAAAGCGAGCGTTGGAAATATGGGTTCCAACTAAAGTTAAACCTTTAATCGCCATCTCGGTATTTTCGACTCTTGAATGTGGTTTGCACTGAATACCTAACTTGGATGAGCTCTTCGGATTATTGCTGTTTGTTGAAGTACATGCAGCCAACAGTGTCATTGATAAAGCCAATATGAATCGGTTTTTGAATTGCATAAATCGTCCCTGAATAATAATGAGTTAATGAAATTAACCGGACTAATTTATGTGCTTTATGTTACGTATTGGTTTCAAATTGATTAACCTTGTCTGACAGGCCAAAATCAAATGCTGGTCAGTAGGGTGGTTTGAGTAAGATAATTAGTTTCAATGAGTCTAATTTATCTGTTTCCATATATGAGATGTCAGTATGTGAATTTCGCACTATATCCAACTCAGTTTACATGGTTAGATCACATTTTTGTTAGGAACTGGAGGTTAAACATGGGCTGGACAATTCAAGGTACAACACGTTATTTATCAGAATTTGGTCTTAGACCAGTACGCAGTAGAATAAGTGTAGAAGAAGGCAGCATTTTTCTGAGTGAATTGCTTAAAGTTGACCCTAATAACATGATGAATTCGAACGGTTACGCTTATTATATATGTCGCCAAAAAGAAGAGGTGAAAGCGTTACTCATTACGACTTCTATCGAAGATAGTAAATATGTAAAAGAATCGGAGGCAAAGTTTATCCGATTAGTAAAAAGTTTGGTTAAGCAAACGACAACTGGAGTGGTTAGTAAAGAGGTGGATTTGGTCAATAATCATATCGAAAAGGTTGGAGTGCATACATTTCAGATAGAAAGAAATGGCATCAATCATAGTAATTCTTTGCGATGTATATTGAGCCTAACAGAAGATGCTATTGCAGCGAAGCAATGGCTTGATAAGATCGATTACCACGCAGTATAAACACACAAAACACGTTGATTCTAAGCGGAATAGTCTATCTAAAAATGCCCAATAGAATGCCCATTGATGTCGGCCCCAGAGTATCCGAATTGTTGATCAGTTATTTTCCAGATTGGTATTTTATAGGGGCCAGTTCAATTTATTGAAAATGGCCCTATTTTTATCCCTGCCACTTATCCTGACTTCACGGCATTTAATCAAGTAACGGTCAATTAATGGCGAAGTTAATCACCTAAAGCCACGCCTTCACGACGAGGGTCTGCACCCCCTATCAATTTGCCGTCTTTAAATAAAATGGCATGAAGACCGGAGTTAAGGTCGCGGATATTGACTTTGAATCCCATTTTCTCTAATGGTTCTTTAAAGCTTTCTGCGGATGTTCCTTGTTCAAGGTCATAGGTACCGAATCTATTCACCATATGCGGCATGTCGATAGCTTGTTGAATATCCATTCCCCAATCTAGGTGTGCGATCAATGTTTGTGCGACGTAGCCAATAATGCGAGAACCTCCCGGAGAACCAACGGCCATATAAGGTTGCCCTTGTTTCATCACGATCGTCGGCGCCATAGAAGAACGAGGGCGCTTCCCCGGTTCGAGTCGGTTCGCAATGGGATAGCCATCTTTATAGGTGGCAAAAGAAAAGTCTGTCAATTCATTGTTGAGAATAAAGCCGTTGCTCATCACTCTCGAACCAAAGCCATTTTCGACGGTACTGGTCATTGAGACGATGTTACCCTCTTTGTCCGCAATCACTAGATGCGTTGTGCTTGGTAACTCAATGGACTGATCATCGGCTAGGGCGATTTTATTCGCCCATGGTGGATTTCCTGCCGTAACCGTCGCTAATGCGCTGCCCTTTTTGATCAACGAAGATCGGCTAGCAAGGTAATCAGGATCCACTAACCCTTCAGGAACGGGTACAAAATCTGCGTCTGCCATATAACGTCCTCGGTCAGCAAAGGCTAACCGAGAAGCATCCCCTATTATCTGCCATGAAACAGGATCTTCAGGTCCCATTGCGCTTAAGTCAAAATGGCTTGAGATGCCCATAATTTGGCCGACAGTGAGGGCACCAGAACTTGGTGGTCCCATGCCGCAGATGTCATATTGCCGATATGGAGCACAGGTGGTTTCTCGTTCTACAACGGCGTAGTTAATAAAGTCGGCTTGAGATAGATAGCCTGGGTTATCGGTAATGCTGGTTACTTTCGCTACGATATCTTTGGCTATTTGACCTTGATAAAAGGCACTTTCCCCTTCTTTTGCTAGCGTTGATAGTGTCTTCGCATAGGCTGGATTTTTTAGTGTGCTACCTTGTGCAAGAGGTTGCCCATCTGATGTGAAGAAATAAGCTTTGGTGTCTGGATAGCGGCTCAAGCGCTCCTTATCATTTGCAATAGAAGAGGCCAGTCGTTCTGACACGGTAAATCCGTCTGTTGCCATTTTTGTTGCTGGCACAAATAGCTCAGACCAACTCTTTTGTCCATACTTTTCATGCATCGTCGCGAGTAACTTTACCGTGCCGGGCGTACCAACAGAGCGGCCGCCGACAACGGCGTCGTAAAATTTTAAAGGCTTACCATTTTCGTCTTGAAAAAGTTCGGGACGAGCAGCCAAAGGAGCCGTTTCTCTGCCATCAAACGTGGTGATTTTTTTAGATTTTGCATCGTAGTAAACCAAAAAGGCACCACCGCCCAACCCAGAAGATTGTGGTTCAACTAAGCCCAATACGGTTTGTATTGCGACTAAAGCGTCGGCAGCATTACCCCCACTTTTCAGTACCTCATAACCCGCGTGAGCGGCCAACGGGTTTGCTGCTGCGACCATATAGTCATTGGCAACGACAGCCTGTTTAGCCGTTACTTTGCTGGTTAACTC harbors:
- a CDS encoding S-(hydroxymethyl)glutathione dehydrogenase/class III alcohol dehydrogenase, producing MTAQTIKSKAAVAWAVGEPLSMEIVDVMPPQKGEVRIKMIATGVCHTDAFTLSGEDPEGIFPCILGHEGGGIVESIGEGVTSVQIGDHVIPLYTPECGECKFCKSGKTNLCQKIRETQGKGLMPDGTTRFSKDGVKIFHYMGTSTFSEYTVLPEISLAKVNPEAPLEEVCLLGCGVTTGMGAVMNTAKVEEGATVAIFGMGGIGLSAVIGATMAKASRIIVIDINESKFELARKLGATDCINPKDHDQPIQDVIVELTDGGVDYSFECIGNVNVMRSALECCHKGWGESVVIGVAGAGQEISTRPFQLVTGRVWRGSAFGGVKGRTELPDYVERYMAGEFKLNDFITHTMSLDKVNEAFDLMHEGKSIRTVIHF
- the fghA gene encoding S-formylglutathione hydrolase produces the protein MTIENISVNKSFGGWHKRYSHHSKVLNCQMQFAIYLPPQASNGEKVPVLYWLSGLTCTDENFMQKSGVQSLASELGIAIVAPDTSPRGGDVADVDSYDLGKGAGFYLNATQEPWSRHYHMYDYVLEELPQLIESTFPVTNKRSIAGHSMGGHGALVIALRNAGAYQSVSAFSPICHPSITPWGKKAFSAYLGRDTKEWREYDASILLGEAVDFVPALVDQGVADEFLNEQLKTEYLDSVATEKGYPLKVNYREGYDHSYYFIASFIENHLRFHAEYLSK
- a CDS encoding alkaline phosphatase, coding for MKLKTIALATITALAGSNYVMAAPDFAQAQAETIRPKNVIIFIGDGMGLGQIEIARHMEYGKDGSHFIESLPNVALVKTYSANNQVTDSAAAGTAIATSVKTNNSAIGVDPQGVEVDSVLDDFKKAGRKVGVISTNTVTDATPAAFTASVADRYQGQPAAARQMLEHEYDVLLGGGSKYFGPKKQDGVDLLPKFEETGYTIVKDKDQLAAIKGADKLLGLFNPTYMNYKLDRDDLNSNEPSLELMTEKAIDVLKKDKDGFFLMVEGARIDHAAHAADITGVWQEFMEFDRTIEQTVNWAKDRNDTLIVVLADHETMGLSVTEPMDIAGLKNITVSPEFMAGKLVKAADGKSFEPDSIKAVFKEYAGFEVTDEQVAELNSHVMGKKGKLKYQYKLGWEIGSMVAAHYQAGAIDRAVREASSTGGHSANMIPLFATGPGSQYFEGVLNNTDVPKLIRSLTQK
- a CDS encoding choice-of-anchor I family protein; translated protein: MQFKNRFILALSMTLLAACTSTNSNNPKSSSKLGIQCKPHSRVENTEMAIKGLTLVGTHISNARFDKSAAEIVSYDNCTDSLYVVNAQAAQVDVLSLNQDAKPINNGVIDLQSAALHSGLNIGAANSVTTHGGLVAIAVENKTKQQNGIIALYRSDTLELINTYTAGALPDMVSFSKDGRYLASANEGEPNSDYSVDPEGSVTLVDLSDGPMNANVTQINFRAFNSENSRFNEVSETVRISAPNASVAQDLEPEFLTFADNGKLYVALQENNAIAVIDVANAEIDEIFGLGGKSWSNAQLDASNKDKKAGNFKSYPMLEGLYMPDSITSYTINGKTYILTANEGDGREYGFDTTQKNCDIKSYQWDEDDFSNTDKYDSAEGFCIAYVDEVRGKNLNIDENHPLSVALKDKTQLGRLKILNDKNISQGKAISFDETVYTYGARSFSIFSESGRLVYDSGDEFARIALRENGEYFNSTNDSNQSGDDRSDDKGSEPEAIETANINNRQYAFIGLERQGGIMIYDVSNPEKPTFNHYVNNRHYSEGVCTTIDDGNCDNGKYNVKAGDLGPESIKYFQRNGQHYLAVGNEVSGTTSVYRMEF
- the ggt gene encoding gamma-glutamyltransferase, whose amino-acid sequence is MYNKTITSVGLFFLSINANATSQVADSVAPELTSKVTAKQAVVANDYMVAAANPLAAHAGYEVLKSGGNAADALVAIQTVLGLVEPQSSGLGGGAFLVYYDAKSKKITTFDGRETAPLAARPELFQDENGKPLKFYDAVVGGRSVGTPGTVKLLATMHEKYGQKSWSELFVPATKMATDGFTVSERLASSIANDKERLSRYPDTKAYFFTSDGQPLAQGSTLKNPAYAKTLSTLAKEGESAFYQGQIAKDIVAKVTSITDNPGYLSQADFINYAVVERETTCAPYRQYDICGMGPPSSGALTVGQIMGISSHFDLSAMGPEDPVSWQIIGDASRLAFADRGRYMADADFVPVPEGLVDPDYLASRSSLIKKGSALATVTAGNPPWANKIALADDQSIELPSTTHLVIADKEGNIVSMTSTVENGFGSRVMSNGFILNNELTDFSFATYKDGYPIANRLEPGKRPRSSMAPTIVMKQGQPYMAVGSPGGSRIIGYVAQTLIAHLDWGMDIQQAIDMPHMVNRFGTYDLEQGTSAESFKEPLEKMGFKVNIRDLNSGLHAILFKDGKLIGGADPRREGVALGD